The DNA region GGTTCTCAAGTGCCCTTTTGCCCTATCGAAAAGAAAATGCTTGATTGTTGGTCATTCATTGAGCCAAGTTCCTTCAAAGTTCGGGGAGTGAACTACTTTAGGTACTGAAAGTGGAATAAATTTTAATCTATTTATTTCATCAATCTAATCTGTTTTATTATGACACTAGCTTGTGCGCAAGTTAcaatgatgaaattgatgcCAATTCTGTTTCAATGATCTGCTGAGCTTTCTAAAGAAGGTTCATATATGGGGAAAATTTTTGGCTCCTTGCTTTGCTCATGTCTTATATATTGTGTGGCAGGGACAAGAAGAAGGATTTTGCTCCTAATCATGCGGCATATTATCCTTTTGGTGTTGATGTATTTCTAACTCAGAGAAAGATAGAGCATCTAGCTCGTTTTGTGGAACTCCCTCCCATCAATTCCTCGGGAAAACTCCCTCCTATTCTTGTTGTGAATGTTCAGGTACAAAATAGACTAGTTTGCATTGCCCTTTCTCAGTAATGTCTTTCAATGCACTTGTGTGATCCGCATGCTATTATCTTTATGGCTTGTCCACACTTCAATAACTTTAGTGGGTACGTAAATGAATTGGTTGAAGCTCTTGGAGAGAATCGAAACAGATCAAGAATTCCACAATCGTTTATCTGCAATCCGATTGTTGTCCGAGGAGTGCAggctattttattttctcagaCGCACATTCCTTGCATGTTATGATGTACCATTCTTGCTGTTTTGTTTCTATTAAGAACTAACGGCTACTTTTATTTGCACGTTTCAGATACCGTTGTATCCTACTGGAATCTTTCAGAGTGAAACTGATGGTGAAGGGATGAGTTTTGTTCTGTACTTTAAGCTTTCTGACAGTTACCAGAAGGAACTTTCTCCACATTTTCAAGAGAGCATCCTGGTAAGATCTATCATGAATTTCTATTTAGATACAtgttttcattatttattctCATTAATGTCGATCGTCTGGGAGAAACTATTGTAATATCTTGACCGGGGCACtttctttaattaatcgaaCATCTTGAAATCCACGCTTCAAGTTGTAAGTTGAGGGGTATCATATTAGTACTTATGTTCTGCCCAACCGTGATATGCTCCTTGGTTTAGATTTAAGATAAATTTCAAGATGTCTCTCCATCGTGCTCTGCTGATTGTTTCTCGCTTTTCTACCAGCTAATTTTAATCTCCATCCATTACCTTGTCTTCTTACTCCAAAACAGAAATTGATAAACGATGAAGTCGAGAAGGTCAAAAGTTTTCCTGTAGATACGATTGTACCTTTCCGGGAAAGATTGAAGATATTGGGCCGCGTTGCAAATGTGGAAGACCTGCACTTGAGCGCTGCAGAGAGGAAGCTTATGCAGGCCTATAATGAAAAACCAGTTCTTTCACGACCTCAGCATGACTTTTATTCGGTAGCTTTGCAgatttaatttgatgaaaTACATTTCTCTTACAACAAATCTGGGTCTGACAGCAATGAAATTCTGCAGGGAGAAAATTATTTCGAGATTGATATAGATATGCACAGATTCAGTTACATCTCTAGGAAAGGTTTTGAAGCATTCCTAGATCGACTGAAGCTCTGCATCTTGGATATCGGTCTCACAATTCAGGCAAGTTTTCGTATTTcccccttctttcttttctcctcCTTTCCCATCTTTCAATGGCTTAACCATCATCTATATTTCATATTCAAATTGTTATCGCGGCttgtaatttcttttccaattCCTATTGAACGAACAGGGAAACAAGGCCGAAGAATTGCCGGAGCAGTTGCTCTGCAGTATCAGGTTGAGTGGAATTGACTACAGGAATTACCAGCAATTGGGGTTAAACCAGGACCCACCCCTTTGATTGGCTTGATTATTAAATCATGTAATGCATTGATCATTATCAATCactatatattttctattcgTACTAATAAAAGAGCAAATGTTCTGTGTCTGTTTCCTGTGGTGGGCAATCGTTTCTTGCCTCCACAAGTTCATATTGCTGCAGCAGAGTGTAAAATGTCTTGGGTTATCTTTTGAACATCCATTCGCACTTTGCAGTGCTCAAAAGAAACCCATCAAAGAAAAGCCTTGTCTGGAACTTAGGAAAGTTCTCTGTATTCTCAATGAGATGAGAAAGGATGTAGATGCCCGATGAAAAGAATTCATGCCCTGTTGCTTGGTTTCTGACTGATGTCGGTAAGAAGGAATGAGATAAGATTAACCCGTAGAAGATACACTGCAAAATTGATGGTTCATTATAAGCTTGTCGTTGCTATGGAATTCTGCAGAAGAGAAAAATGTGTCCTTGCGTCTGTCTATtctcaattatcaattttgatCTGTGCAAGCTGAAGGTCTCGGGCCTGAGGGAAGAGACTACTCCCTCTCTTTCTGACTCCGACTTCAGTCCTCTCCGACCCCAAAGGTAAGTTCTCATTTTCGTCTGTTCTTTTGTAATGGCTGCGGACTTAACACACTGGAATTCCTATCGGAATTCGATGTAGACGTCCTCAAAGAGCTTTGgtgaattataattataatccTCCCCTACAGAGATAAACTCTCTGTGGATGATACAGTAGCTCTCTTACCCGAAAAGACTATCATTATACAAAATTTTCAGTTACTCCCGTGAGATACGACTGACGAAATCGATTTTGCCGTGGGGCTCACGACATCTCGCTCCATTCCAAAGTTTGCCTTCCCGCTTAGCATCTTTATTGCTATCTGTGCAACTTCAGCGAACCACTCTTCTTCCGGTAGCACGCTGCCGGAATTGAAAAACAAGCATCTTAATGCAA from Punica granatum isolate Tunisia-2019 chromosome 3, ASM765513v2, whole genome shotgun sequence includes:
- the LOC116199844 gene encoding uncharacterized protein LOC116199844 isoform X2 yields the protein MGACVSVPRACVGGRLRSSKKKKATPTANATSRKRRRAIRRRVSSHRSSDGSLEKVDPRHHDRSFNNPAFQGGSIEEAWFDSVAVFDSDCDEDDYRSVPDDVLSLNGLEGASRSSTASLRDSVHGESFQRISSIDQMHRPADMLPDETVGKEEGLLDNCGMIPGNCLPCLASTVPSIEKRRSLSSSPPSARKKVTSKLSFKWREGHPNATLFSSKTFLQRPIAGSQVPFCPIEKKMLDCWSFIEPSSFKVRGVNYFRDKKKDFAPNHAAYYPFGVDVFLTQRKIEHLARFVELPPINSSGKLPPILVVNVQIPLYPTGIFQSETDGEGMSFVLYFKLSDSYQKELSPHFQESILKLINDEVEKVKSFPVDTIVPFRERLKILGRVANVEDLHLSAAERKLMQAYNEKPVLSRPQHDFYSGENYFEIDIDMHRFSYISRKGFEAFLDRLKLCILDIGLTIQGNKAEELPEQLLCSIRLSGIDYRNYQQLGLNQDPPL
- the LOC116199844 gene encoding uncharacterized protein LOC116199844 isoform X1; amino-acid sequence: MGACVSVPRACVGGRLRSSKKKKATPTANATSRKRRRAIRRRVSSHRSSDGSLEKVDPRHHDRSFNNPAFQGGSIEEAWFDSVAVFDSDCDEDDYRSVPDDVLSLNGLEGASRSSTASLRDSVHGESFQRISSIDQMHRPADMLPGNSGAHGLHSDDIDANARSNEVKKPVFIDEISSSTDETVGKEEGLLDNCGMIPGNCLPCLASTVPSIEKRRSLSSSPPSARKKVTSKLSFKWREGHPNATLFSSKTFLQRPIAGSQVPFCPIEKKMLDCWSFIEPSSFKVRGVNYFRDKKKDFAPNHAAYYPFGVDVFLTQRKIEHLARFVELPPINSSGKLPPILVVNVQIPLYPTGIFQSETDGEGMSFVLYFKLSDSYQKELSPHFQESILKLINDEVEKVKSFPVDTIVPFRERLKILGRVANVEDLHLSAAERKLMQAYNEKPVLSRPQHDFYSGENYFEIDIDMHRFSYISRKGFEAFLDRLKLCILDIGLTIQGNKAEELPEQLLCSIRLSGIDYRNYQQLGLNQDPPL